CAAGGGAGGTGTTCATGGCAATCAGGCCAATTGTGTCATCAGCAGTTGTAGTGGAACCGGGGTTGAAACCGAACCAACCGAACCAGAGAAGGAACACACCCAGACCGGCGAGAGGAATATTGTGACCGGGAATAGCCTTGGCCTTGCCGTCTTCTGTGTACTTGCCGACACGCGGACCAAGCACCAGAGCACCGGCCAAAGCGATCCAGCCACCAACAGAGTGAACAACAGAGGAACCGGCGAAATCACAGAATCCAAGACCTTCCAACCAGCCTGCGCCGTCGTCGCCAAGCCACAGGGAACCCCAGGCCCAATGACCTGAGATGGGGTAAATCAAACCCGTCACGACAATCGAAACGATGATGTAACTGGAAAACTTAGTGCGCTCGGCCATACCGCCCGATACAATAGTGGCAGCCGTGGCGGCAAAAACGGACTGGAAAAACCAGAAAGTGTAGGTCCACATCATGTCGCTTTCAGCGACACCACTCAGTCCGTAGCCGGAGGTGCCGATGAAACCGCCGACATCAAGGCCGAACATCAACGCAAAGCCGAACAGGAAGAATATGACGGAACCAACTGAAAAATCCAGAAAGTTCTTCATCATGATGTTACCAGCTGATTTGGCACGGGTAAAACCAGCCTCAACACAACCGAAACCGGCCTGCATGAGCATGACCAGACATGCCGCAATCAACGTCCAAAGGATGTTGGCGTTGGACTGAGTGAGGTATTCCACCTCTTCTGCATAGGCAAAAGTGGGGGCAAGCACTGCCACCAAAACGGCTACGCTTGCGGCAAGCCTCTTGGATACATGGGTCGGGGACTTTCTCGAAAACATTTGGGACTCCTCTTTAAATGAAATTCGTTTCTAACCTGCCCACCCTCTATCAAGACTCGTGCCAAAGACGTTTTATATTACTATTTATGTAAAAAGTCTTTTTTAAGCACATATATTTTTATCAGAATTTAACATCTTTGTAATTTATTGCATTTTTGTATCTTCATTTTTACACTAAAATTGTCAAAAAGTATAAAACTCGCTGGCAAGACTAACGAGAGCCCCTGCTCAGTAAAAGTGAAAAAAAATGTTGTGAAAGCGTGATTGCTCTGGC
The genomic region above belongs to uncultured Pseudodesulfovibrio sp. and contains:
- a CDS encoding ammonium transporter; the encoded protein is MFSRKSPTHVSKRLAASVAVLVAVLAPTFAYAEEVEYLTQSNANILWTLIAACLVMLMQAGFGCVEAGFTRAKSAGNIMMKNFLDFSVGSVIFFLFGFALMFGLDVGGFIGTSGYGLSGVAESDMMWTYTFWFFQSVFAATAATIVSGGMAERTKFSSYIIVSIVVTGLIYPISGHWAWGSLWLGDDGAGWLEGLGFCDFAGSSVVHSVGGWIALAGALVLGPRVGKYTEDGKAKAIPGHNIPLAGLGVFLLWFGWFGFNPGSTTTADDTIGLIAMNTSLAAAAGVLGAMAISWLRYNKPDISMTFNGALAGLVGITAGCATVTPISSIAIGLIAGVLVVLSIEFIDKVLKIDDPVGASSVHGVCGAWGTIACGLFNTDGGLFYGGGVAQLGVQLIGVGTFFVWAFGTGFILMTIVKAVFGLRVEKEEELKGLDIAEHGSESYNGFQLFSNE